One window of the Clostridium sp. MB40-C1 genome contains the following:
- a CDS encoding SGNH/GDSL hydrolase family protein — MKIIIYGLGSKSKFIESKLKDTHKIIGYTDNNSNIQSFNNFRFYKLEELNSVEYDYIILAIDNAKACKVITKYLIAKYKIDSSKIVDFYHLYNNGVSTQKVDRVMQNPNNKNGYDGVILGVSHSALGINPQYLKSDFCNLAVSSQDIYYNLKTLEYCMENYLDKIKNLKYAILDVFDYNYFNYDVSLTSDIINYLSWGGYNLDYHNYENNRNFTLTVEEELAKINCRIIRPLSVEERNVRDELFENIYGNSQIKMFRDFASPEQRNKTVEKGFNDYCMPDNMPKYGSNRYDKTIEENKIHFEKTLKLLYKINPNIKIYAVMIPRYETVEESHKTKYAHWKAEFEEFIYYLKNKYNFKYLNFKECKEISSNNEYYQDVAHLNYNGATAFTTLLDSYIDYLV; from the coding sequence ATGAAAATTATTATATATGGATTAGGAAGTAAAAGTAAGTTCATTGAAAGTAAATTAAAGGATACTCATAAAATTATAGGTTATACAGATAATAATTCGAATATTCAAAGTTTTAATAATTTTAGATTTTATAAATTAGAGGAATTAAATTCTGTTGAGTATGATTATATAATATTGGCAATTGATAATGCAAAAGCTTGTAAAGTTATTACAAAGTATTTAATTGCAAAATATAAGATTGATTCATCAAAAATAGTTGATTTTTATCATTTGTATAACAATGGAGTATCAACTCAGAAAGTAGATAGAGTTATGCAAAATCCTAATAATAAGAATGGGTACGATGGGGTTATTTTAGGGGTATCGCATTCTGCCTTAGGAATTAATCCCCAGTATTTAAAAAGTGATTTTTGTAACCTAGCAGTATCTAGTCAAGATATATATTATAATTTGAAGACTTTAGAATATTGTATGGAAAATTATTTAGATAAAATTAAAAATTTAAAATATGCTATATTAGATGTTTTTGATTATAATTATTTTAATTATGATGTTTCTCTTACATCTGATATAATTAACTATTTATCTTGGGGAGGTTACAATTTAGATTATCATAATTATGAAAACAATAGAAATTTTACTTTAACTGTAGAAGAAGAACTTGCTAAAATAAATTGCAGAATTATTAGACCGTTAAGTGTTGAAGAAAGAAATGTAAGAGATGAACTCTTTGAAAATATTTACGGAAATTCACAAATTAAGATGTTTAGAGATTTTGCTTCTCCAGAGCAAAGAAATAAAACAGTAGAAAAAGGGTTTAATGACTATTGTATGCCAGACAATATGCCTAAGTATGGTAGTAATCGCTATGATAAAACAATTGAAGAAAATAAAATTCATTTTGAGAAAACATTAAAACTTTTATATAAAATAAATCCTAATATAAAGATTTATGCTGTAATGATTCCAAGATATGAAACGGTAGAAGAATCTCATAAAACAAAATATGCCCATTGGAAAGCAGAATTTGAAGAGTTCATTTATTATTTAAAAAATAAGTATAATTTTAAATATTTAAATTTTAAAGAGTGTAAGGAGATAAGTTCTAATAATGAGTATTATCAAGATGTAGCACATTTAAACTATAATGGGGCAACGGCATTTACTACTCTTTTAGATAGTTATATTGATTATCTAGTATAA